DNA from Elaeis guineensis isolate ETL-2024a chromosome 2, EG11, whole genome shotgun sequence:
ACTCTCTTTCTCTCAGATGCATACATTTATTTACTTTTTGCTAGTTATACTTCAATTGAGATTACCATTTTGgttttaattagattttgtaatacTTATCCATTTGTTTGACAGTATTTTGGATTGTTGGATTCCTCATAGGTTTTTCCGATCTATTGCATTGCCAACACAATCAATTGCAGAAGGATATAGTCATTTAAATTGAGACTATTATTAGATAATGTCTTCAAACTCCACTTCAAGCAATTCATCGTCTTCCAGATCATCATCCTCAAAAGATGCACCTTTTTTGCCCCAAAGAGATGCTTCATCATATCTTAAAAAATCCTCGCCATCTTCAAATTTAAAGAGCTTTGAAATGATAAGCCAGTCATTCAGAGATCACTCTTTTTCTATACATGCTACACCGCCACCCCACAAAAACTCGAACAAGAAATCAACCAAATCCAAAGATCCACTTTCTTCAAATGTACCCATATTTATTGGGGTTGGGATAGGAGTTGTTTTGTTCTTTATTCTTATGACAATTACATGCATTTGCTgctccaagaaaaagaaaaagcctcACAATCCAATGCAATGTTATGCAGATACCTCAGGGTTCCAAGGTATGTTTAGCTAATTTTTTTTAGTGCTATTATACTAAGCAATAATTGTATGTATCATGTAGAATTTGTTATTctaatacaaaaaaatatttttattaactaGAATCACCAATGAAGCTTCACAaccaatgaaaaaaatatatatccaatTTTTATCAATAACTACAAGAACAATTTAGTAAGGAAAAGTTTGAAGTTTGGAAGGAAAAACCTTCAACTTCTATAAAATTCTGAAAATGATCTTAAAAACCAAAATAGTTGAATATATATTCTTTATATATTTAGAATCATAAACAACAGATCAAGGTctaacaaaaataataataatagaacaaTAGATAATATGAGTAACAAAGATTGCTAGATACTCACAAACTTATTGGATTTAATTGAATAACTTGATATAAATTATGAAAATTACAAACCTTAgttcataaattatttaattagttcaaaaatttttaatgagtCATTTGGCATAcaaaaaattgataaatattttgGATAACTACATGATTATTTAAGAAATTCTATAATTGCTTCTATTGATTAATAAATTATAGTAGTAGTGAGATCATATTTTTTGGTGCTTATACAACTATAGTTGTATTGGTATCATATCTAATTATGCTTTGACCATTTGTAGAGATCTCCATACTCTTAAAAATCGTAAACAACATTCTCTTAGAAAAATGATGTATTATCTCCCATTAACATATTAGTCAATATAAACAAacttttctaattaaattaatttaatatgctTGGTTCTTTCTAATTGTGCCAATTTTGTGTCTATATTGCATGCATGATCTCTAATAAAAGTATAATTGGGTTGCTCTTAATTATTCTTATActttatatatatgaacaaatgcaCATCAACTATGATCATTAAGTTACTATCTAAGACTTGATGGTATATCCATTAAagactttttttttcaaataatgcATACTTTGTCGAATTATATAAATTTGCCAATGTCTCTTAGTATAGTTCTTTACTCAAGATTGTCTCTTAACAGCAATGGCCTAATAAAGTTATTTTTTTCAACTTGAATCATATTTTTTTGCTAATATAGGTGACTACTATAATAGTGGACCACAACAAAAATGGCAGAATGAACACCAAAAGATGGATAACGTCGTCAAGCTTCCACCACCTCCAAGCTCACATAGTCCGCTTGGAGGTGGATGGCATCCCTCAACACCTCCCTCAATGATAAGTAGTGGTGATATGAGCTCTAACTACTCAAGTCTCCATGATCCTCCATTACCATCCCTCTCTCCAACTTTAGGCCTCGAGTTCAACAAGAGTACCTTCACCCTTGAGGAACTTGTTGCTTGCACCAATGGCTTCTCACAAGCTAATCTCTTAGGGCAAGGTGGTTTTGGTTATGTGCACAAAGGAGTATTACCTAATGGAAAGGAGGTCGCGGTGAAGCAGCTTAAGTCAGGGAGTGGGCAAGGGGAGAGAGAGTTTCAAGCAGAGGTTGATATTATTAGCCGGGTCCACCATCGCCACCTAGTGTCCCTTGTTGGATATTGTATAGCTGGATCTCAAAGGATGTTGGTATATGATTTCGTACCGAACAAGACTCTTGAGTACCACCTCCATGGTTAGCTTTTTCTTCATTTCCACTGGTCATCATAAGAGTTTGCTTAACATGTCATGGTACTTAAAATTCGTGTTATCATATGTTAAATCTCATAGAGAATGGTTTGTATAATTTACTTAATCATTTCAAATCTATTGCAGAAAAGGGTCTTCTAGTGATGGAATGGTCTACAAGGCTTAAAATTGCATTAGGATCAGCCAAAGGCCTTGCTTACTTGCATGAAGATTGTAATCTTTTATTTAATGTGTTTTCTTTACTTCCTTCTTAACCATTGATATATAGCTAACTATTTGATTTATCTCAACATGTAGGCCACCCACGTATTATTCACCGTGATATCAAATCTTCCAACATTCTTTTGGATTATAAGTTTGAAGCCATGGTAAGACAACTCATTCAGAATGATATTTAGGCTGTAAGTTAAATTTCTATGTATTTGCTTATTTAGTCATTTGGAGAGGTTGCTGTATGATCACAAAATCTTATATTTATATTCaagtttatattataaaatttatgtaaaaaataaaataatgtgaaaaatttcttttaatagaatATCAAGAATAATTTAAAAGTTCTTTCCCTCTTTCGACccttctttaagaaaaaaaatagttgTAAGGGATTACTAACCCACTAAGTTTCTAATCTCGAGTATAATCCTATAATTGGTGTTTCAATTCACATCTACTTATAGCTTGCTCTTTCATGAGTGAATTAGGTAACTAAAACACAATATATCTTGCTACTTAGTTGAAGGGATTAAAATATCTCATCTAGCAAACGCATGGTAGCATATAGATTTATATTAGGTTATCTAAATATGATGATCGATCTAAGTTATTCTATATGAAAGATTCTTTTATGCAATAACTTGTCCAGGTTGCAGATTTTGGATTAGCCAAGCTATCATCAGATAATCATACACATGTTTCAACACGTGTCATGGGAACTTTTGGGTAAGCAAATGCTCAATGGAGTGACATGTTTCACTATTgttttaaattcaaatataatctCTATATTTTGAGATGTTTTTATTTTATCTCCAATGTCTAGGTATCTGGCTCCTGAGTATGCATCAAGTGGCAAGCTAACAGAAAAATCTGATGTCTTCTCCTATGGTGTGATGCTTTTAGAGTTGATAACTGGACGAAGACCTGTTGATAATAATCACACATTCATGGATGATAGCTTGGTTGATTGGGTAAATATACTAGTTATATATTGTTAAATcatgtttaattatttaaatatattctTTTAGCAAATTAATTATATCATAGTAAGTtatgtatttattatatataatttttattgctTTATTAAATTCAAGCAGGCAAGGCCTATTCTATCGCGTGCATTAGCTGATGGTGACTACGATCAATTAGCTGATCCACGTTTGGATGGCAACTATGATCCAATGGAAATGGCACGTATGATAGCAAGTGCTGCAGCTAGTGTTCGTCATTCTGCGAAAAAACGTCCTAAAATGAGTCaggtataaaaaatataatataatcatgATATTTTTTGAACTATCAACAACTTGTCATGCTTAGAAATCATTGTTGGTTAAAAGTTGTGGTAATTTATTCTTCGATAATTGAATGTCCATATATTTAACAACTTATACAGGATTCACGTATAGATTTGTTCGTGCAAATATGTGGATTATCAAACAtacaattaatatttttattgaccattagattttaattttaagttgTGCAAATATAATTCAGTTTACATCTCTTCAGTCATTTTCTGTCTCCAAAATCATTTTCTTTGATTCACACCTCCTTAGGTTTGAATTCTTTAAGAATTTTGATAAAACTTTCGGTCTTTTAGTTTCATACTTTCCCCTTTCCAAATTGTCTTGAATGTCGAACTTGAATAgtaatttatcttataaattatCATTAAAATTTAGATGCTATAATTATTAAAGATGTTTTATGAGCAGATTGTACGAGCATTGGAAGGGGATGTATCtcttgaagacttgaatgagggAATGAGGCCCGGGCAAAGCATGCTCTTTAGCTCCAGCTCGGATTATGATTCAGGCTCATACAATGCAAAAATGAAGCGAATTAGGAAAATGACACTTCCAAGTCTTGAATATAGTGATGAATATAGTGGAATCATGGATGAATATGGACACCACTATTCTATATCGAGTAGTGATGGGATATTTTCTGATCAATTGAATCCAATTGGAAACCAAAAGCATAGGACTTATCCGCCACTCTAAGAAAGCATTTGTCTAACGCATCCCTCCATTGGAGTGAACAATGAAGTGAGCTTAATACTCCATGGTCATTTGTGAATCATGATCCACTTGACGCATATAGAGTGTGTGttctaaaaattttcaaaatatgaagGAAGGCATAGCTACAGCTTAGACTATATGTTCTTTCAAGTTAAAAGAAAAGCTTggggtatttaaaaaaaaagaaagttctAGGGTTGCATGTTTTTTCATTGTTCATGTCTAGGAAAGAATATGTAAATAGATAAATTTGGATTGAaggtttatttgatattttctatgATGTTTTCCATACCTTCTCTTCATCTCTTTGTATGAAATCTCTTAAATTGATGAACAAACATATTTAGACATGAAGGCCATGGACttaaattccttttttttttggttggggggTGTGGACTAGAAAAAGAAGTAAATTAAACAAATTTGTACAAGACTTCCATCGACATGATAACAACAGTGCAAGGCAAACCAGAGTATTAACATAGCTCCCCAAGGCTAGCTTGGAATAGAATGACCATCTGCACCCATGCCTTGAGGTTTGGCTGAAAAGCTAACTCTGTATACAAACTGGGAGCATTGAGCAGGGAGTGAGATTTAGCATGCCACACTAAACATCCCATTCCAAAATGTTGGTAGCAGTAATCTAAAAACAAATCAAACAGAATGTTAGCCCAGCTAATAGCTAGTAACATTGAAACCGGGAGCATCTGAAATCTTTTGGAGGCAAAGGCAAATCATAAGCTCAACACTACAAATGATTTCTCAAAGTTTCATCAGATGCTGATCAAGAAAGAAATGCCTGCATTTCATGGTAAGCTATAGGGAGTCAGAATTCTATTCTCGTACTAATGAACATGTAAATGACAAGGTAGAAGCTTCACTATGAATGAGTTTGTTTTTCTTATTATCAGATATTTTGTTCTTCATTTGTTCTTTATCTGTATTTTTGCTAAACAAATGGAAGTCCTAGAGAGTGATCTAAAATGATCCTAGCCCTTAGATTTGTGATGCTCATACATAATCATAGCTATCCATTGTACTTAATGGTGCCTGTAAAAGGGGAGACCTCATTTAGCCAAATCGACAAAAAAGTGTAGTTCTCTAGGGCAATATAACCTTCGATTCTCTCAAAAACTCTTGTATGCCCTTCCTTTCCTAGCTTTCTAAGTGTTAGAGCTTATCGTGCTAGCTTAGAAGGCTGATTTAGGGACAAGTATGGGCAAACAAAGTTGTTAAGTGTCACATCATTTGCTTTAGGAATAGCAAGCCTGTGAAATGAGGCCCACCAAACTGTTTAAGCCTATTGATAACTTTCCAAAAATGTCTAGCTTCCTCTAGTCTATaccaattataaaaaaattatggaaaCACCTCTTAAAGTTTAGCTCTTTTATACTTAGaccttaaaagaaaaaaaattacaaatgccCCACAAAACTTTCTAAATATTGCAAATAGTCTCAGCCGTCAATCTCCATTAAATTGCATTATGATGTGAGGATCAACTAAGAGGTTAACTTTATGAAATGCCATAAGCATCCTTCCCAGAATTTCATAATTTTGGCATGAAGTGGAGTGGAGGGAAAGAAGAGTCATGTAGCATACACCTGACTAtcattctctcttcttcttggtcGTACTCTATTCTCCATCCTTTATAGATACAAATAGCAAAGAAGAAGGAGGGGGGAAGGACTCCAATCgttcaaaaaaaagagagatcacaTAAAAGTAGAAAGGAGAGCATAGAtcgaagggagagaagagaactTGGACTGTAATGACTTCGACTGATAGCAATCATGCCTCCACCCAACATTCTGGCCAAAACCTCAATGGTGTTCTGTGACTGTGGGTTGAGGGCATCCCTGAGGACCTCATGGACTGCTACTAATCCTGGATGAAGGTTCTTTAGCTGCTCGATTTTTGAGGTACAGGCCTCCTCATTCCTCTTAAATTTTCTGTCACTCATAGCCCATCCATTTTTTCAATTTCTTAATataggaaagaagaagaggatgtgGATTTTTCAAAGCTATGATCTCCCATCATCACCATGTTCAAGATACATCATAAACAAACTAATCTAAAAAAAAGAATCTAGAGGCTGAGCTTTATGTCGACAAAGGGCATAAGAAATGGAGTGGAGTACTGGAGAGGAGGATGTGAAGCAATTAGCACTAAAGTGGAGTGCTGAAGAGAAGTATGTGAAGTAGTTCAGTCCAAACGTACAGCCAGCAGGGGAggcaaaaatataatattttaaaatttttgaggtcCATATGTTCATTAAGATAACCTTTAGGATCTTAATGTATGTACTAAAATTTTTTGGAGTGTTTATGTAACCAATTTTATTGCGAAATGAATATGCATATTTACTTGTTAGTGCCTTAAATGTCCTGATATACTTCAACAGACACCACATAATTGAATAATTTGTCAATGCAATAGGAGAAATGTTACAGATCCATAAATATCACTTCTTCCTAAAGTCCATATAATTACCTATACATATCTATACACATCCACATATAACCATACACATTAAGGCACCGAACAAAAATTGTCAATAATCTATACAATCACCTATACATATAAACATCCACACATAACCATACATATTAAGCCACCGAATAAGAATTGTTAATAATCCATATAATCGCTTATATATATAAACATCTATATAACCATACACATCAAGCTATCGAACAAGAATTGTCAATAATCCATACAATCACTTATACATATAAACATCCACACAAACATACATATTAAGGCACTGAATAAAAATTGCTAATAATTTATACAATTACTTGTATACATCCATACATAGGAGACCTAATCATCTGCATAATCCAAACAATTATCATTTTCACCATGCACAACATACGGTCGgctatataaatatatcatttacatTTCAAACATATTTTTAATTAAGAAGTAAGCAAAAGCAATATATTAGTTAACATGTTCATAACAATATAAAAGAATGTTTTATATCATTCCACATGCTCAAAGTAACATCAAAAGCTCATACATGTATCGATAAATAAACAATGAAAAGCTGCATGTTGGTCATGTATTCCCCCACATAATGAATTGTATATATGTATCAACACATAAAGAACTCCAAAATCAAAAAAtactatacaaaaaaaaaaaggacagaaATTGATGTCAAGGTCTCCAAGGGCATCATTAGGCTCGGGCTACGGAAGAAGCTGCTGCTGTTGCTACTGTCCGAAAATACAAACATTAAATATCTACTTTGTGTGAATTTGAAAAGtgcttttacaaaaaaaattttagttttcttttgaTGTTCTTCGTTACCTTTCTTgaacttttctttttccttgATGTACCAGTAGATGTAGTGCTTTTTTGTTTAGGTGCAGGTATCCACTTCTTAGGAGCTTCTTTTGTCGGAGATTTATTCTTCTTTAGACCTTTGCATGTCCTAGCATTGTACCCCCACTACATGCAGTTATTATGTATACACCTAAGACTGCCTCCAATCTTTCTTACCTTATGAGAATCTTGCACCTTATCCTCCTTCCTTCTTCTTAACTTCTTTGGCCTGCTAAGAGGTCTTCTATGTACAGGTGCATCTAGTGGCTCATAAGAAGAAGGCTCCTATAACTGCATACTAGGTACAGGATTGATAACTGGCTCGTATGCTATTATGAATTCTCTTTAGCGTACCAATGATCTACATATTGTTTAACTTCTTTCTTAGAGAACATGATCACTGTTGCTATATGATAGCATGGTATACCAGTCAACTCAAATTTTCTGCACTCACATGTTCTTTTCTCAAGATCAATAGTATAGGTACAATCATAATGGTCCCCCTCAAAGCTGCTTCCTCCACCCCAACTTTGCTAActcaactttcttttgaattttaggACATATAGGACCGCTTTACTTCAATACAGTTTGCCTCTTTTCCTGGAACATCTGCATCAGAAGCTATTGCCCAGAAGGTTAGCAACTCAaaatgggggggggggggggatgaatggggttctttaaaaattttaactaaatttaaaatttagacaAGTATATGCTTCAATTTAGATTAactcaagtgattgtgagatgtaTGTAATGAGCAGCAGCGAAATTAAGATTTGAGAGATGTAAAATAAGCATTAAAACAATATAAAGTAAGTAAGAATATAACGCATAAGAAAGGAAACAAGATAAGGCATgatacaaatataaaataatttatagttgTTCGGTACAATtccgcacctacgtccactcctcaagagtctcttaaaaattttactataatctttttGATTACAGTGTGTTTGTTTTACTCAGACTCGCAAATAAATTTAGTAGGTCATTCGAGATCATCAACTAAAATTTtacatcaattattttttagacttacaatcaatccagttagttttacgagctcaccaatcaaaatctaataAATCCAATTTTGAACTTGGACGAGCCTTTATCCCAAGTTTCTTTCTTctaaagaaatttataaaaaaataaatataataaacataaattttagtataaaagaaaaataaaaataaactctttTAGTTATGAAGAAAATCGATGAAGAGTTGCTCTTTTGATGCTTGccttctcttctttgatgcttgagaggatgtaaaaaatatttgaaaaatttattttttaaaagctcTCAAATCTGTGCACTAAttcctcttatttcttttctttccaatGGTATTCAATATTCCTCACTCAAAATGAAAGTTTCCCTCTTCAATCATCTTAATTActcattttaaatatttttctaacTTTTAATAGGTTTGGAAGAGGCTTGAGAGTGAGTTTTGATCGTTGGAAAGCTTGGAGTAGCTGTTAAATCTAAAAACTAACCattgaaaaagaataaaaaactagtcgttattACTATCCCTATGAATGGAGTCAACTCCATTTGCAGACACGTCAACTCGGTTTGCAGGCAAGTCGGCTCGAATTAAAATTGAGCTAGCTCAAGCagaaatcttgaaaatataattttttatcttctctAAGAGAGACAATACGGATTAATATTAAGTCAACTCGAATCTGTGCTAGACTTCTTTCTGAAAAGaaggaaaactatttttcttcggATAGCTGAGgtttcatctaaatttttttttattaatctatatgaataagaatcaaatctttacctgattagtagtgaaactagagatcaaatctctaaaattctGAAACAATCCTTCGCgaaggtctggatgtgcagaccctctacttcacatacaCGTCAAATGCCAcagaaaagtgggatgaactccgatcttTGCAATCCAATCAAATAAGGAAGAAGATATATTGGTGTGATACCTCATACCAGTAAGTGGGACACCCAAAGAGGGCCCACACCAAGGGAGAAGGAGTGGCACCAAAAGGGAGAGGACAAGGAGAGGAAGGAAGggcctctctcttctcacgcctctctctctttctctcttctctcaatctgatttgtttgctatgcatctataggtagagaccctatctatttatagatgaatcccatgacccaataagtataggactcctagctcaaatatgctttgaatcagtccaatactcataaaaggacttatacatgagatagtattgtcattacatatgacaaccaaattgcacccaatccctcacccacatgagaCGCCCACAATGAGGAAGCTTCCAAGTGTTGGTTAGCCcataagagagagaaattttagtgtgagaaaaattttttatatctcatccaaaatagatccgattcgaatccaattcgaagctggttcgaaacaatttcgaaagactgtcaattccaaactctttaggacttttgtaccaagtctaacttaaaattttaaattttattaaatctaattaatttatatctaatctaaaattaattagttcttaaattcaatctctcatatgctctatggatcatagatcagaaactattcatcttcgggatcgaacctgaacctcatatgtagtgctagcttaatatagtcaactcttcaatcccatttgactcataacttaattttcaatcaagttagcttatatgtttaatcaaatcaaatactttcaaattagacatataaacataggtcaattcttttctattatgtctgacttgtgtgtgtgactccataggttcaaacattaaatcggtagcatagaaatcgatttctgcactaatcaagatactatctagcaatgatttctgatgtctagataggtcaaattatcgtaaaagaatattttagaacccatatacatggttaccgcataattcatccttttgactctgaatgctctaggatggtctcaagttaactgtcaaccgagattacttcatccatattgcatttcaatctttcaaatccatctcatggattatcctggccaaggctttactaaattaaaatacagtgatacatcaactccaataatccgaaGGGATCATTCCCATCTTGATCGACACAGATTTCAGAAGTACTTGACTGTcctcagtagccttccgtcactacattaaaaattcagatagtccgacaccaaaacatagtgagttgcttgcaagttactatagtgatcttaggtctgaaagatacttatacccatatacttcgcgagcagctcttgacagtagaacgctcagcaggtgagtcacctgttcagtgacgatgtactcctatatttcacctgtatgctatatcagtgtcaccacactctttggttaagaggataatcaatccacatggcacataatgacttctatttgataaacgtcatcatcctgtaatgatgtatcatttgatcacgaacatatttaagaactatatgataaatcttctctttatcgtatactaacatgttctaaggacttcatcacaatacaagagtttaaggaagatgtaactttttgatgaaaaatatcagaataacttttattcatttatcaataactcatatacaaagagaaactcaatcatcacatgattggttcTAGAACATAAAtgtcaacaactctcacttagactaaagccaatcgagatagtatcttatacccatctttcatttgaagtcatcgaactctttgatcttaagagctttagtgaagaggtcggataggttctcttttccatcgatcttctgaaggtcaacattaCTTCGGTTCACGTCTCTTGCACCAGGTGATAGCACCGCAGAATATTTTACAGCATccaatgcagcattgtattccacttcgcatatagaatcgatcactgtatgttgcttgaaactcttccaacaaacagctcttccatttaaggtaaatacatagcctgacatgcttctgctgttatcacaatctgattgaaaactagaatcagtatatctcacaagttctagatcagtgtctctatagataagccattgatctttagtatttctcaaatacttaagaattactttcacaatctttcaattcttctcatccggatagactggtacctactcactacccctagtgaataggccacatctgatctcgtacacgtcatagcgtacatgatagatctcattaTCGAAGCATGTGGTA
Protein-coding regions in this window:
- the LOC105061428 gene encoding proline-rich receptor-like protein kinase PERK15 codes for the protein MSSNSTSSNSSSSRSSSSKDAPFLPQRDASSYLKKSSPSSNLKSFEMISQSFRDHSFSIHATPPPHKNSNKKSTKSKDPLSSNVPIFIGVGIGVVLFFILMTITCICCSKKKKKPHNPMQCYADTSGFQGDYYNSGPQQKWQNEHQKMDNVVKLPPPPSSHSPLGGGWHPSTPPSMISSGDMSSNYSSLHDPPLPSLSPTLGLEFNKSTFTLEELVACTNGFSQANLLGQGGFGYVHKGVLPNGKEVAVKQLKSGSGQGEREFQAEVDIISRVHHRHLVSLVGYCIAGSQRMLVYDFVPNKTLEYHLHEKGLLVMEWSTRLKIALGSAKGLAYLHEDCHPRIIHRDIKSSNILLDYKFEAMVADFGLAKLSSDNHTHVSTRVMGTFGYLAPEYASSGKLTEKSDVFSYGVMLLELITGRRPVDNNHTFMDDSLVDWARPILSRALADGDYDQLADPRLDGNYDPMEMARMIASAAASVRHSAKKRPKMSQIVRALEGDVSLEDLNEGMRPGQSMLFSSSSDYDSGSYNAKMKRIRKMTLPSLEYSDEYSGIMDEYGHHYSISSSDGIFSDQLNPIGNQKHRTYPPL